The following are encoded in a window of Castanea sativa cultivar Marrone di Chiusa Pesio chromosome 9, ASM4071231v1 genomic DNA:
- the LOC142609894 gene encoding protein POLYCHOME-like translates to MPESRDRLVRPVDHAAIFARRRTPGTGLVIDDPEVGPNLFGSPAPVRRVATPATRGRFIGGRGGFGTPRHHVRGRNLYRTPASGQENNPRTVQRSSGRGRPTSSVLPSWYPRTPLRDITAVVRAIERTRARLGDVEGQQFESPVPEGQRVLDPSVTQSSAQLKHNISMVSPSLDVGVKPRTPAVGKVPKILLGITNQNAGESEFLTPQKKLLNSIDTVEKVVMEELQKLKRTPSAKKAEREKRIRTLMSMR, encoded by the exons ATGCCTGAATCAAGGGATAGATTGGTGAGGCCTGTCGACCATGCTGCCATTTTCGCTCGCCGCAGAACCCCCGGTACTGGACTTGTTATTGACGACCCAGAAGTGGGTCCGAACTTGTTCGGATCCCCGGCCCCGGTCAGGAGAGTGGCGACACCGGCAACACGTGGACGGTTCATTGGAGGAAGGGGAGGCTTTGGAACTCCAAGACATCATGTGCGTGGCCGGAATCTGTACAGAACTCCGGCTTCGGGTCAGGAGAATAATCCAAGAACTGTGCAACGGAGTTCGGGCCGGGGCAGACCCACGAGCAGTGTGCTACCTTCTTGGTACCCACGAACTCCTCTTCGTGATATCACTGCGGTCGTGAGG GCAATTGAAAGGACAAGAGCTCGATTGGGAGATGTTGAAGGCCAACAATTTGAGAGTCCTGTACCTGAGGGCCAAAGGGTTCTTGACCCTTCTGTAACTCAGTCTAGTGCTCAACTCAAGCACAATATATCTATGGTCTCTCCAAGTCTAGATGTTGGTGTCAAGCCTCGTACACCTGCTGTTGGTAAAGTGCCAAAGATTCTGCTCGGAATCACTAATCAGAATGCTGGAGAATCAGAGTTTCTCACACCTCAGAAAAAACTTTTGAACTCGATTGATACTGTTGAGAAAGTGGTGATGGAGGAACTGCAGAAGCTAAAGAGAACCCCAAGTGCTAAGAAggcagagagagaaaagagaattcGTACTTTGATGTCTATGCGTTGA